A genomic window from Anthocerotibacter panamensis C109 includes:
- a CDS encoding putative selenate ABC transporter substrate-binding protein has protein sequence MKKFLLPALLLLACLAANPLLLAAPPEKARPLVAGAIPDQDPEKLQRLYSKLSNYLQAELGVPVVYKPVTDYTAAVTGFRVGDLDLVWFGGLTGVQARLQVPAAQAIAQRTIDAQFHTLFIANRKAGIAPLKTLQDLTTLKGHTFTFGSESSTSGRLMPQYFLQQAGVKLADFRGQAGFSSSHDATIKLVEAGSYEAGAVNEQVWLSRTKSGEVDLNKVQVLWRTPAYYDYHWVIHPSVKERYGAQFPERVQAALLRLDPQVPAQKEILDLFGATHFIATQNSNYAQIEAVGRAIGKIK, from the coding sequence ATGAAAAAATTTCTGTTGCCCGCATTGCTTTTGCTTGCTTGTCTTGCTGCCAATCCGCTGCTGCTCGCTGCGCCGCCTGAAAAGGCACGCCCTCTAGTGGCAGGAGCCATTCCCGACCAAGACCCGGAAAAACTCCAACGGCTCTACAGTAAGCTCTCCAACTATCTGCAAGCTGAGTTGGGCGTGCCGGTGGTGTATAAGCCGGTGACAGACTATACGGCTGCTGTCACGGGTTTTCGGGTGGGAGACCTGGATCTTGTCTGGTTTGGGGGGCTGACGGGGGTTCAGGCACGGTTGCAGGTTCCAGCAGCCCAGGCTATCGCACAGCGCACCATCGACGCCCAGTTTCATACGCTCTTTATCGCCAACCGTAAGGCGGGCATCGCACCCCTCAAAACCCTCCAGGACTTGACAACGCTAAAGGGTCACACCTTCACTTTCGGCAGTGAATCCTCGACTTCCGGGCGCTTGATGCCGCAATATTTCCTGCAACAAGCGGGCGTCAAACTGGCTGATTTCAGGGGGCAGGCCGGTTTCTCCAGTTCCCACGACGCGACGATTAAGCTGGTCGAGGCGGGCAGCTATGAGGCCGGGGCGGTCAATGAGCAGGTCTGGCTCAGCCGCACCAAGTCCGGGGAGGTGGACCTCAACAAAGTCCAGGTCCTCTGGCGTACCCCCGCTTATTATGACTATCACTGGGTGATCCATCCCAGTGTCAAGGAGCGCTACGGAGCCCAGTTTCCTGAGCGGGTTCAAGCCGCTTTGCTGCGGCTCGATCCCCAAGTGCCCGCTCAAAAAGAGATCCTTGATCTGTTTGGGGCGACCCATTTTATCGCTACACAAAACAGCAACTACGCCCAAATCGAGGCGGTCGGACGGGCGATTGGCAAAATAAAATGA
- a CDS encoding DUF1824 family protein, translated as MVSQEPIHFTPETAHSYLKRLTFVPGNSSELAEQKPQLRAALLLVAQHSDYQIFGVCADAADQGLAALRSYLKALGYQTTLEITPISGPVYIKFNANTALFYLDTYPGHERGVLVSCHSSHEGGIRDIYGYLPLDLFAPQE; from the coding sequence ATGGTCAGCCAGGAGCCTATTCACTTTACGCCTGAAACCGCCCACAGCTATCTCAAGCGGTTGACTTTTGTGCCCGGTAATTCCTCAGAACTGGCTGAACAAAAGCCCCAATTGCGTGCTGCGCTACTGCTCGTCGCCCAGCATTCGGACTACCAAATCTTTGGGGTCTGCGCCGATGCTGCGGATCAGGGATTAGCGGCGCTTCGGTCTTATCTAAAAGCTCTGGGCTATCAGACCACCCTCGAAATCACGCCCATTTCTGGCCCAGTCTATATCAAGTTCAATGCCAACACCGCACTCTTTTATTTGGACACCTATCCGGGACATGAGCGCGGAGTACTGGTTTCCTGCCACTCCTCCCATGAAGGAGGCATCCGCGATATCTACGGGTACCTGCCGCTAGACCTGTTCGCTCCTCAGGAATAG
- a CDS encoding phosphonate ABC transporter ATP-binding protein, translating into MNAPVFALKRVSRSFGEVSALTQIDLNIFAGERVALIGPSGAGKSTLLGLLNGTLSPSAGEVWVAGQDLRHVTARSLRQVQRQIGTIHQQYHLVDSLRVIHNVNCGHLGRWSCLKAALSLVWPLEVETARKALTQVGIPEKLYARTDQLSGGQQQRVALARVLVQDPLAILADEPTSNLDPELGRQIMDLLTACSQQDGKTLVMSLHMLEFAYSHCDRMIGLRAGRILFDATVDQVSPAMIEQLYRRGA; encoded by the coding sequence ATGAATGCTCCTGTCTTCGCGCTCAAGCGCGTCTCCCGCAGCTTTGGGGAAGTTTCTGCCCTGACGCAGATCGATCTCAATATCTTTGCGGGGGAACGCGTAGCGCTGATCGGGCCAAGCGGGGCGGGCAAGAGTACGTTGTTGGGGCTGTTGAATGGTACGCTCAGCCCGAGTGCAGGGGAGGTCTGGGTGGCAGGCCAGGATCTGAGGCATGTAACGGCGCGCTCCTTGCGCCAAGTCCAGCGTCAAATTGGCACCATCCATCAGCAATACCATCTCGTGGACAGCCTGCGGGTCATCCACAATGTCAATTGCGGACACCTGGGGCGCTGGTCTTGCTTAAAAGCAGCCCTCTCGCTGGTCTGGCCTCTGGAAGTGGAGACCGCCCGTAAAGCGCTGACCCAGGTAGGCATCCCCGAAAAACTCTACGCCCGTACCGACCAACTCTCAGGAGGGCAACAGCAACGAGTCGCTCTGGCCCGAGTGCTGGTGCAAGACCCCCTAGCTATCCTGGCGGATGAACCCACCTCCAACCTCGACCCCGAGTTGGGTCGGCAAATCATGGACCTACTGACCGCCTGTAGCCAGCAAGACGGCAAAACTTTGGTCATGAGCCTCCATATGCTGGAGTTCGCCTACAGCCATTGCGACCGGATGATAGGACTGCGGGCTGGACGGATCCTCTTTGATGCGACGGTAGACCAGGTCTCCCCCGCCATGATCGAGCAATTGTACCGGAGGGGAGCCTAG
- the ileS gene encoding isoleucine--tRNA ligase: MSEMVNFQQTVNLPKTDFAMRANAPVREPEIQQFWQDARIYETLAQRPSAQTFILHDGPPYANGSLHVGHALNKILKDTINRYQMLRGRRVNYVPGWDCHGLPIELKVLQNLKPAERQGLTPLALRHRARDFALAAVEEQKAGFQRYGVWGDWSHPYLTLRPEYEAAQLAAFGAMALKGYIYRALKPVYWSPSSRTALAEAELEYPEEHVSRSIYVAFAVDETQAGGNTALTDFLGDYRATARDNSPVSIAIWTTTPWTIPGNLAVCLGPGIQYSVVKTASHGLIVAATDLVKQLEKALGETVTLVREETIPGLKLEHTICKHPLYNRPAPVLLGDHVTTESGTGAVHTAPGHGADDFNVGQHYHLGILSPVDDLGNFTPEVEEGYTAPGEPLTGKNVLGEGNKAVIQALSAVGALLKEEDYAHKYPYDWRTKKPVIVRATTQWFASVEKFREQALEAIRGVRWVPAAGENRITAMVAERSDWCISRQRAWGVPIPVFYCTHCHAPLILEQSLQAVQDLVRVYGSDGWWERESSEILPPGTSCPTCSSTHFTKETDIMDVWFDSGSSWAAVLGTRPELEVPADLYLEGSDQHRGWFQSSLLTATAVRGHAPYKSVITHGFVLDENGRKMSKSLGNVVDPQGVIKQYGADVLRLWVSSVDYTTDVRLGQTILSQQADIYRKIRNTARYLLGNLYDFNPTLDIIAYEDLPDLERYMLHRLQEVIQEVTEAFEKYQFFRFFQTVQNFCVVDLSNFYLDIAKDTLYTSTTRGLRRRSTQTVLYHVLDTLTRLIAPVLCHLAEDIWQYLPYTPEHKSVFLAGWPEVPETWHNPGFVDEWKQLRSLRNSVLYKLEKARSEKLIGSSLEAKIVLNCEQEEHYQRLKSHEANLRYLFIVSQVELRLVEAVGDLSGHDTSLLVEPELSVLVEEADGEKCPRCWNYSTHIGESPLHPGVCERCAEALEGTF; encoded by the coding sequence GTGAGCGAGATGGTCAACTTTCAACAGACTGTAAACTTGCCGAAGACGGATTTTGCGATGCGGGCCAATGCGCCGGTGCGCGAACCGGAAATTCAGCAATTTTGGCAAGACGCGCGTATTTACGAAACGCTTGCCCAACGCCCATCCGCACAGACTTTCATCCTCCACGATGGCCCACCTTATGCCAACGGCAGTCTGCATGTGGGCCACGCCCTCAATAAAATCCTCAAGGACACCATCAACCGCTATCAGATGCTCCGGGGCCGTCGTGTAAACTATGTTCCGGGTTGGGACTGCCATGGCCTACCGATTGAACTTAAAGTCCTACAAAACCTCAAGCCTGCGGAACGACAGGGCCTCACCCCGCTTGCCTTGCGCCATCGTGCCCGTGATTTTGCGCTAGCTGCGGTTGAGGAGCAAAAGGCTGGTTTTCAGCGCTACGGGGTCTGGGGCGACTGGAGCCATCCCTATCTCACCCTGCGCCCCGAGTATGAAGCAGCACAATTGGCCGCTTTTGGGGCCATGGCGCTCAAGGGCTATATTTACCGGGCGCTCAAACCAGTCTACTGGAGCCCAAGCTCCCGCACGGCATTAGCTGAGGCGGAACTGGAGTACCCCGAAGAGCATGTCTCGCGCAGCATCTATGTGGCGTTTGCGGTGGATGAAACGCAGGCTGGGGGCAACACAGCGCTGACCGACTTTTTAGGGGACTATCGAGCGACAGCTAGGGATAACTCCCCGGTCTCCATCGCCATCTGGACGACGACCCCCTGGACTATTCCTGGGAATTTGGCGGTCTGTCTAGGTCCGGGTATCCAATACAGCGTAGTCAAGACGGCCTCCCATGGCTTGATCGTTGCCGCTACAGATTTGGTGAAACAACTCGAAAAGGCTCTTGGGGAGACGGTGACTTTGGTGCGCGAGGAAACCATCCCTGGCTTGAAACTCGAACATACCATCTGCAAGCACCCCCTCTACAACCGCCCTGCCCCGGTCCTCCTTGGCGACCATGTGACGACGGAATCGGGTACAGGAGCCGTTCACACTGCCCCCGGTCATGGAGCCGATGACTTTAATGTGGGTCAGCACTACCATCTGGGTATCCTTTCGCCTGTGGACGACTTGGGCAACTTCACCCCTGAGGTAGAAGAAGGGTACACGGCTCCCGGCGAGCCTCTGACCGGCAAAAACGTCCTAGGCGAGGGCAACAAGGCTGTTATTCAGGCGCTGAGTGCTGTCGGAGCCCTATTAAAAGAAGAGGACTACGCCCACAAATATCCCTATGACTGGCGCACCAAGAAGCCCGTCATTGTTCGGGCTACAACGCAGTGGTTTGCTTCGGTAGAGAAGTTTCGAGAGCAAGCCCTGGAGGCAATCCGGGGGGTGAGGTGGGTTCCGGCTGCGGGGGAGAATCGGATCACCGCCATGGTGGCTGAGCGCTCCGACTGGTGTATTTCTCGGCAACGGGCTTGGGGAGTGCCCATCCCGGTTTTTTATTGCACCCATTGTCATGCCCCACTCATCCTCGAGCAGTCGTTGCAGGCGGTACAAGATTTGGTGCGCGTCTATGGGTCTGACGGATGGTGGGAGCGAGAATCCTCAGAAATCCTCCCTCCCGGAACGAGTTGTCCCACCTGTAGCAGTACGCACTTCACCAAAGAAACGGACATCATGGACGTGTGGTTTGACTCGGGATCGAGTTGGGCTGCGGTCCTAGGTACCCGTCCTGAACTGGAAGTCCCGGCGGATCTCTATCTGGAGGGCTCGGATCAGCATCGGGGTTGGTTTCAGTCGTCGCTATTGACCGCTACGGCAGTCCGGGGTCATGCGCCTTACAAGAGTGTCATCACCCATGGCTTTGTTTTGGATGAGAATGGCCGCAAGATGAGCAAATCCCTGGGCAATGTGGTTGATCCTCAGGGTGTGATCAAGCAGTATGGGGCGGATGTCTTGCGTCTATGGGTGTCGAGTGTCGATTACACGACAGACGTCCGTCTGGGGCAGACTATTCTCAGTCAGCAAGCGGATATCTACCGCAAGATCCGCAACACAGCCCGATATCTGTTAGGGAACTTGTATGACTTCAACCCAACGCTAGATATCATTGCCTACGAGGATTTGCCAGACTTGGAGCGCTATATGCTCCACCGTCTGCAAGAAGTGATCCAAGAGGTTACCGAGGCGTTTGAGAAGTATCAGTTCTTCCGATTTTTCCAGACAGTACAGAATTTCTGTGTGGTGGACCTGTCGAATTTCTATCTCGATATCGCCAAGGACACCCTCTATACCAGCACAACGCGGGGGCTTCGCCGTCGCAGTACCCAGACGGTCCTCTATCATGTGCTGGACACCTTGACTCGCCTGATTGCTCCGGTCTTGTGTCACCTAGCGGAGGATATCTGGCAGTACCTACCCTATACACCCGAGCATAAGTCGGTCTTTCTGGCAGGTTGGCCTGAAGTTCCTGAAACTTGGCATAATCCAGGGTTTGTGGATGAGTGGAAACAATTAAGGAGCTTGCGAAATTCAGTTTTGTACAAGCTAGAAAAAGCGCGCTCGGAGAAGCTCATTGGTTCTTCTTTAGAGGCAAAAATTGTCTTGAATTGTGAGCAAGAAGAGCACTATCAAAGATTAAAGTCCCACGAGGCTAATTTACGATATCTCTTCATTGTCTCTCAAGTTGAGCTAAGGCTGGTCGAAGCGGTCGGGGACTTGAGTGGGCATGACACGTCTCTTCTTGTGGAACCAGAGCTAAGCGTGCTGGTTGAAGAGGCGGATGGCGAAAAATGCCCCCGTTGCTGGAACTACTCTACTCATATCGGCGAGAGCCCCCTCCATCCTGGGGTCTGTGAGCGGTGTGCGGAGGCTTTAGAGGGCACATTCTAG
- a CDS encoding DUF2256 domain-containing protein yields the protein MRGVKKENLPTKTCLVCGLPFTWRKKWANNWDEVKYCSERCRKRRASIAKEGRLAPF from the coding sequence ATGCGTGGGGTTAAAAAAGAAAATTTACCAACCAAAACCTGTCTTGTCTGCGGTTTGCCTTTTACTTGGCGCAAGAAGTGGGCAAACAACTGGGATGAAGTGAAGTACTGTAGCGAACGCTGCCGCAAACGTCGCGCATCCATAGCAAAAGAGGGCCGCTTGGCCCCCTTTTAG
- a CDS encoding PhnE/PtxC family ABC transporter permease, translating into MSKTFALAPPVRWGLVLLAVVALSLFQAGIFQQEWVNPGGWALFLRFWQASLRPDLSTDLCQLTLGAALTTLAYAVCGTSLSVVLGSVGAVLASQVWWSVVLRRRAQQRAVWWGVRTVLAVPRAIHEVIWGLIFVNIWGLDPLAAVLAIAIPFGAITAKVFAEILDETPRGPFLALCNSGVPPTRAFLYGLLPQAFLNLLSYAFYRFECSIRSAAVLGIIGAGGLGYQMLLSLQSLRYEQLWTFLYALFVLNGSVDFLSALLRRRLGCANRLDLNRPPTRLRTRPQRGPGMKLAGLGLLALILFCFWYVGIDFTRFWSLRTRELFGHLVQSSFPPDLDLGPIQQLLTPTLDTMAMAVLAMAIAGLGGLLLSFPAAYTAGGHQQSKRKGWGGLLFLFARAILLIGRAIPAPIWALVVLFVFFPGTVPGAIALGLHNLGIMGRLMAEVTENLDERPLLALQAQGAPGTMVFLYGVLPLTLPRFLAYLLYRWEVCIRETVIVGLVGAGGLGRVLTEQLSNFDYRGVVTTLGALFILTLLVDGVSARARRDLR; encoded by the coding sequence ATGTCCAAAACTTTTGCGCTCGCACCCCCCGTCCGGTGGGGGCTGGTCTTGCTTGCCGTTGTGGCGCTGTCGCTCTTTCAAGCGGGGATTTTTCAGCAGGAGTGGGTCAATCCGGGGGGGTGGGCGCTCTTTTTGCGTTTTTGGCAGGCGAGCCTCCGACCGGACTTGAGTACGGATCTGTGCCAACTGACCCTGGGGGCGGCGCTTACAACCCTGGCCTATGCCGTCTGCGGAACCTCTTTGAGTGTTGTCTTGGGATCGGTGGGGGCGGTCTTGGCCTCGCAAGTGTGGTGGTCGGTGGTCTTGAGGCGACGGGCGCAGCAAAGGGCGGTGTGGTGGGGGGTACGGACAGTCCTGGCGGTCCCGCGGGCGATTCACGAAGTTATCTGGGGGCTCATCTTCGTCAACATCTGGGGCCTCGACCCCCTTGCAGCGGTCCTGGCGATTGCGATTCCGTTTGGGGCGATCACAGCCAAGGTCTTTGCAGAAATCCTCGATGAGACCCCGCGCGGACCCTTCTTGGCCCTCTGCAACAGCGGTGTTCCTCCCACGAGAGCTTTTCTCTATGGCCTGCTCCCTCAAGCTTTTTTAAACTTGCTCTCCTACGCTTTTTATCGCTTCGAGTGCTCGATTCGCTCAGCCGCGGTCCTGGGTATCATCGGGGCTGGGGGGCTGGGCTATCAGATGCTGCTCAGCCTGCAATCTTTGCGCTACGAGCAGCTCTGGACTTTTTTGTATGCCCTATTTGTGCTCAATGGCAGTGTGGACTTCCTCAGTGCGCTTTTGCGCCGCCGTCTGGGTTGTGCCAATCGTCTGGATCTCAACCGGCCTCCGACCCGTCTGCGGACCCGCCCGCAGCGTGGTCCGGGGATGAAACTGGCGGGTTTAGGTTTGTTGGCGCTCATCTTGTTCTGCTTCTGGTATGTGGGCATCGACTTCACCCGATTCTGGTCGCTGCGCACCCGTGAATTGTTCGGTCATCTCGTGCAGTCTTCTTTCCCGCCGGACCTCGACTTGGGACCTATACAACAACTGCTGACCCCCACCCTCGATACTATGGCGATGGCGGTCTTGGCAATGGCGATAGCCGGACTGGGCGGGCTCCTATTGTCCTTCCCGGCTGCTTATACAGCGGGGGGGCATCAGCAGAGCAAGAGAAAGGGCTGGGGCGGGCTCCTGTTTCTTTTCGCGCGGGCCATTTTGCTGATTGGCCGTGCCATTCCGGCCCCAATCTGGGCGCTGGTGGTGCTCTTTGTGTTCTTTCCGGGGACCGTGCCTGGAGCTATTGCGCTGGGGCTGCACAACCTAGGAATTATGGGCCGTCTGATGGCTGAGGTGACAGAAAACTTGGACGAGCGACCACTTTTGGCGCTCCAAGCTCAAGGAGCACCGGGAACTATGGTCTTTCTCTATGGCGTCCTGCCTTTGACCCTGCCTCGTTTTCTTGCTTACCTGCTCTACCGCTGGGAAGTCTGTATCCGCGAAACCGTGATCGTCGGCCTTGTCGGGGCGGGCGGACTGGGACGGGTACTGACCGAACAACTGAGCAACTTCGATTATCGAGGCGTGGTAACAACCCTGGGCGCGTTGTTTATCCTCACCCTGCTGGTGGATGGGGTCAGTGCACGAGCTCGCCGCGACTTGCGCTAA
- the ftsH gene encoding ATP-dependent zinc metalloprotease FtsH encodes MNDNNKKSPNNWRNTGLYILLAIVVVSLATAFFNGSASDNRKEIAYSEFLKRAQTGGVASTEFAADNTRANVTLKDGSVVKVTLPPFDTQIFALLQKAGVSYQIRSDNNSSAWFQMLGTFLFPLLLLGGLFFLLRRAQGGPGNQAMNFGKSKARVHMEQQTKTTFQDVAGVDEAKLELTEVVDFLKNRDRFDALGAKIPRGVLLVGPPGTGKTLLAKAVAGEAGVPFFSISGSEFVEMFVGVGASRVRDLFEQAKKNAPCIVFIDEIDAVGRQRGAGLGGGNDEREQTLNQLLVEMDGFEGNSGVIILAATNRPDVLDAALLRPGRFDRQVVVDRPDFKGRYEVLKVHARGKTLAKDVDVQKVARRTPGFTGADLANLLNEAAILAARRNLTEISMDEINDAIDRVLAGPEKKNRTMGERTRQLIAYHEVGHALLGRMLANHEPVQKISIIPRGMAAGLTWFTPSDDDMLVSRAQLMDRMVAALGGRVAEELVYGSDEVTTGAGNDLERVASMARTMVTRFGMSDAVGPLALGRQGGSMFMGRDIMAERDFSEQTAQLIDAEVRRLVDGSYSRARQLLGSERGTLDRVTEVLMKRETLDAEELEQVIEEYERGQKQAV; translated from the coding sequence GTGAACGACAACAACAAAAAGTCTCCCAACAACTGGCGCAATACCGGCCTCTATATCCTCCTGGCTATTGTCGTCGTCTCCCTCGCCACTGCTTTCTTCAACGGCTCCGCCAGCGATAACCGCAAGGAAATCGCCTACTCCGAATTCCTCAAACGCGCCCAGACCGGCGGCGTCGCCTCGACGGAGTTCGCTGCTGACAATACCCGCGCCAATGTCACCCTCAAAGATGGCTCGGTGGTCAAGGTCACCTTGCCGCCTTTCGACACGCAGATTTTCGCTCTGCTCCAGAAAGCAGGCGTCAGCTATCAGATCCGCAGCGACAACAATTCCTCCGCTTGGTTCCAGATGCTCGGGACTTTTTTGTTCCCGCTGTTGCTGTTGGGCGGCTTGTTTTTCCTATTGCGCCGCGCACAGGGTGGACCGGGCAATCAGGCGATGAACTTTGGTAAATCCAAGGCTCGCGTGCACATGGAGCAGCAGACCAAGACCACATTTCAGGATGTGGCAGGCGTCGATGAGGCCAAGCTGGAGCTGACGGAAGTGGTGGACTTTTTGAAGAACCGGGACCGCTTCGATGCTTTGGGGGCGAAGATCCCGCGTGGGGTGCTTTTGGTCGGCCCGCCCGGAACGGGTAAGACGCTGTTGGCGAAGGCGGTAGCGGGGGAGGCGGGAGTGCCCTTCTTCTCGATATCGGGGTCGGAGTTTGTGGAGATGTTTGTCGGGGTGGGCGCGTCACGGGTGCGCGACTTGTTTGAGCAGGCGAAGAAGAATGCACCGTGCATTGTGTTCATCGACGAGATTGACGCAGTGGGCCGACAGCGCGGAGCGGGGCTGGGCGGAGGCAATGACGAGCGTGAGCAGACCTTGAACCAATTGCTGGTGGAGATGGACGGGTTCGAGGGCAACAGTGGGGTGATTATCCTGGCGGCGACGAACCGACCGGATGTGCTGGATGCGGCGTTGCTCCGACCGGGTCGCTTTGACCGGCAGGTGGTGGTGGACCGTCCCGATTTCAAGGGGCGCTATGAAGTATTGAAGGTGCACGCACGGGGCAAAACGCTGGCGAAGGATGTGGATGTGCAGAAAGTGGCGCGGCGCACTCCGGGGTTCACGGGTGCGGACTTGGCGAATCTGCTCAATGAGGCGGCGATTCTCGCGGCGCGGCGCAACCTGACAGAGATCTCGATGGATGAGATTAACGATGCGATAGACCGGGTGCTGGCGGGTCCAGAGAAGAAGAACCGGACGATGGGGGAGCGCACGCGGCAGTTGATAGCGTATCACGAGGTAGGGCATGCCTTGTTGGGCCGGATGCTGGCGAATCATGAGCCGGTGCAGAAGATAAGCATCATCCCGCGGGGGATGGCTGCGGGGTTGACGTGGTTCACGCCGAGTGATGACGACATGTTGGTGTCGCGTGCACAGTTGATGGACCGGATGGTGGCAGCGTTGGGTGGTCGGGTGGCGGAGGAGTTGGTGTATGGTTCGGACGAGGTGACGACCGGAGCGGGCAACGACCTGGAGCGGGTGGCGTCGATGGCGCGGACGATGGTGACGCGCTTCGGGATGAGCGATGCAGTAGGCCCCTTGGCGTTGGGTCGGCAGGGTGGCTCGATGTTCATGGGTCGGGACATCATGGCGGAGCGGGACTTCAGCGAGCAGACTGCGCAGTTGATAGATGCGGAAGTGCGGCGGTTGGTGGATGGGTCGTACAGTCGTGCGCGGCAGTTGCTCGGGTCCGAGCGTGGGACGTTGGACCGGGTGACGGAGGTGCTGATGAAGCGCGAGACGCTGGATGCGGAGGAGTTGGAGCAGGTGATAGAGGAGTATGAGCGGGGTCAGAAGCAGGCAGTGTAA